From the Flavobacterium gyeonganense genome, the window AAATTGGTTCTTTCGATAAAATACTGCTTTCACCAGGTCCTGGAATTCCGGATGAAGCAGGTTTACTAAAAGATGTAATTCGCAAATATGCTCCAACAAAAAGCATTTTAGGTGTTTGTTTAGGACAGCAGGCAATCGGAGAAGTTTTTGGAGGAACGCTTTCAAATCTTGATAAAGTATACCACGGTGTTGCTACAAATGTAAAAAAAGCAGTTACAGACGAATCATTATTTGATGGTCTGGAAGATGAATTTGAAGTAGGACGTTACCATTCATGGGTTGTGAATGCTGATTTACCGGAAGTTTTAGAAGCTACTTCATTTGAAGAGCACGGTCAGGTAATGTCTTTACGCCACAAAACATACGATGTTCGCGGAGTACAATTTCATCCGGAAAGCGTATTAACACCAAATGGTAAAAGGATTTTAGAAAACTGGATTAAGGGTTAATTTTTTGTTCAGGTTTCATGTTTAAAGTTTCAAGTTATTGGAGTGTGAAAGCTAAAACTTGAAACAAAAAAACTAAAAGTAAAAAAATGAAAACAATATTAAACAAATTAATCAATCACGAAGTGCTTACCAAAGAAGAAGCAAAAAACGTATTGATTAATATCTCAAGTGGTCAGTACAATCCGAGTCAGATTTCGGCTTTTTTGACCGTATTTATGATGCGAAGCATTACGATTGAAGAATTAATCGGTTTCAGGGAAGCACTGTCTGAATTGTGTATCCGTATTGATTTATCCGATTACAACACCATCGATTTGGTGGGTACCGGAGGGGATGGAAAAGATACTTTTAACATCTCTACTCTGGCATCATTTGTAACCGCCGGCGCCGGAATAAAAGTGACTAAGCATGGTAATTACGGAGTTTCATCTATTACAGGTTCCAGTAATGTTATGGAAGCTTTAGGAGTTAAATTTAGTAACGATCCTAATTTCCTTGAAAAATGTGTAGATAAGGCTGGTATTTGCATTCTTCACGCTCCTCTGTTCCATCCGGCTATGAAACATGTTGGACCACTTCGTAAAGAACTGGCAGTCAAAACCATTTTCAACATTCTGGGACCACTAATTAATCCTTCCTTTCCAAAAAATCAATTACTAGGGGTTTTCAATCTGGAATTGGCGAGAATGTATGCTTATCTGTATCAAAATACCGATAGTAATTTTACGATTGTGCACGCTTTGGATGGCTATGATGAAATCTCTTTGACAGGGCCAACCAAAATAATTACACATAGTACCGAAGGTATGCTAAATCCGGAAGATTTTGGTGTTAAATTAATTAAACAAAGCGACATTCAAGGAGGTGAAACTGTTGCGGAATCGGCAGAAATTTTTACGAAAATCATTTCAGGAAACGGAACCGAAGCACAAAATAATGTTGTTTGTGCCAACGCAGCCATGGCGATTGCAACTGTCACAAAATGTTCCCCACTAGAAGGGTTTGAACAAGCAAAAGAAAGTTTGTTATCCGGAAAAGGATTGAAAGCATTACAGAAATTACAAGAATTAAGTAAATAATTTTTTAGTTTCAAGTTTCAGGTTTCAAGTTTCAAGTTGTTGGAACGTGAAACTAAAAAGACTTGAAACTTGAAACAAATAAAGACAATGAACATTTTAGATAAAATAATAATAGACAAAAAAAGAGAAGTGATTTTGAAGAAATCGATTATTCCTGTTTCTCAATTGGAAGCTTCAGTGTTTTTTGGAAAACAGACTATTTCACTTAGCCAAAAATTAAAAGAAAGTAATTCTGGAATAATAGCAGAGCACAAACGCCGTTCTCCTTCAAAATCAATCATCAATAACAATTTTACGGTTGAAGAAGTCGTTAAGGGCTACGAAGATGCCGGAGCCTGTGGAATTTCGGTTCTGACTGACGGAAAATATTTCGGCGGATCTTTAGACGATTTACTTTTAGCAAGAGCCTCAGTAAATATTCCACTATTGCGAAAAGAATTTATTGTAGATGAATACCAGATTTTAGAAGCAAAAGCCCACGGAGCCGATTTGATTTTGCTGATCGCTGCAGTTTTAACCCGTGAAGAAATCAAATCCTTATCTGAATTTGCTAAAAAATTAGGTTTAGAAGTATTATTAGAAGTTCACAATCACGAAGAACTGGAGAAATCAATTATGCCTAGTTTAGATATGATTGGCGTGAATAACCGAAACCTAAAAACTTTTGAAGTAAGTCTGGATTTCAGCAAACAGCTGGCTTCTCAAATTCCGGATGAATTTGTAAAAGTTTCTGAAAGTGGAATTTCATCTGTAGAAGCGATTCAGGAATTAAAACCTTACGGATATAAAGGTTTCTTAATTGGAGAAAACTTCATGAAAACAGACAACGCAGGAAAAGCAGCAACAGAATTTATTAAACAGCTATAAAGCTTAAGCTTTGAGCTATCGGCTATGGGTTCAGCCCATTGCTCAAAGCTCAAAGCTCAAAGCCCATTGCTCAAAGCAAACAAAAAAATGAAACTCAAAATATGCGGCATGAAATATCCAGAAAACATTCTCGAAGTAGGTTCACTCCTGCCCGATTATATGGGATTTATTTTCTGGGATAAATCCGCAAGATATTGTGACGGAAATATTCCGGAGCTCATAAAAACAATTAAAAAAACAGGCGTATTTGTAAACCAGAGTCAGGAAGAAATTCTGGAAAAAGTAGAAAAACACAATTTACAAGCCATTCAGTTACACGGGAATGAATCGGTTGAATTTTGTTCAGATTTAAAAGAAAGACTTCCAAAGAAAATCGAAATCATTAAAGTATTTTCAGCAGACGAAAATTTTGATTTTGAAATCATTACACCTTTTGAAAATGTCTGCGATTATTTTCTGTTTGATACCAAAGGAAAATTACCCGGCGGCAACGGAACCACTTTTGACTGGACAATATTAAAAAAATACAATTCGCATAAGCCTTTCTTTTTAAGCGGCGGCATTGGAATGAATGAATTAAAAGCCATCGAAGAAATCTCAAAAAGCAACCTGCCTATTTATGCTGTCGATATAAATAGTAAATTTGAAATCGAACCGGGGCTAAAGAATAAAAATCTATTAAGCAATTTCAAGCGGAAATTTGAAATTGTCAACATTTAAACTTTAAAACAAAATGAATTTTAACGTAGACGAAAAAGGATATTACGGAGAATTTGGAGGAGCTTACATTCCTGAAATGCTCTATCCGAATGTAGAAGAATTACGCCAGAATTATTTAAAAATTACAGCTGAACCTGATTTTAAAGCCGAATTCAACCAATTACTCAAAGATTACGTTGGCCGCCCAAGCCCATTATATTTCGCTAAGCGTTTATCTGAGAAATACAATACAAAAGTTTACTTAAAAAGAGAAGACTTAAACCATACCGGAGCACATAAAGTTAATAATACAATCGGGCAAATATTAGTTGCCAGACGTTTAGGCAAAAAACGAATTATTGCCGAAACCGGTGCTGGTCAACACGGTGTTGCGACAGCAACTGTTTGTGCTTTGATGGGAATGGAATGTATCGTGTACATGGGCGAGATTGACATTGCACGTCAGGCTCCAAACGTAGCCAGAATGAAAATGTTAGGCGCAGAAGTTCGTCCTGCACTTTCGGGTTCAAGAACTTTAAAAGATGCTACAAACGAAGCTATTAGAGACTGGATCAACAATCCGGTTGACACCCATTATATTATCGGATCTGCAATTGGACCTCATCCTTATCCGGATATGGTAACGCGTTTTCAAAGTGTAATTTCAGAGGAAATCAAATGGCAGTTAAAAGAAAAAGAAGGTCGTGAAAATCCGGATTATGTAGTCGCTTGTATTGGTGGAGGAAGCAATGCTGCCGGAACCTATTATCACTTTTTGCACGAGCCAGAAGTTGGAATCATTGCTGTTGAAGCTGCCGGAAAAGGTGTTGACAGCGGACACAGTGCCGCAACTAGCAAATTGGGAAAAGTGGGCGTTATCCACGGTTGTAAAACCCTTTTGATGCAAACATCTGACGGACAAATTACAGAACCATATTCGATTTCTGCAGGTCTTGATTACCCTGGTGTGGGGCCGATGCACGCACATTTGGCACAAACCGGACGTGGCGAATTTTTCTCAGTAACCGATGACGATGCGATGAATGCAGGTTTGCAGCTTACTAAATTAGAAGGAATCATTCCGGCGATTGAGAGCGCACATGCTTTTGCCGTTTTAGACCAAAAGAAATTCAAACCAACTGATATTGTGGTGATCAGCCTTTCAGGTCGTGGCGACAAAGATTTAGATAATTATATTGACTATTTTAAATTGTAATAAAAGTTGTATTTTTGGGCGTTACCCAATCCCGATAGCTATCGGGAGGGCTGTACGCTAAATTCCCAATAACAAAAACTACGGCCAAAAGCCTTGTTTTTCTAATCGGGCGATACCGCTTCCATCCCTAACGCAAACAGATAACGAGAAAAATAAAGATTTATGGAACAGATATTCTCCTACGGAACATTACAATCAAAAGAAATTCAGATGCAGGTTTTTAATAAACTGTTGACTGGGACACCGGACCAGCTAACAGGTTACAAACTAAAAGATCTTCAGATAGAAGAAGAATTTGGAATTGAAGACTATTTTGTAGCAACGCCAAGCGAAAATCCATCGGATGCAGTAGACGGTATTGTTTACACTATTTCCAGTGCTGACCTTGCAAAAGCAGATCAATTTGAATCTAATGCTTACAAAAGAGTTCAAATAACGCTGAAGTCGGGAGTTGTTGCATGGATTTATATTGAAAATTAATCTAAAACAGATTCATTTAATTTGCAGGACTTTCAAAAATCTGGCAGGCTTACATTAACAAAAGAAATCCCTACAAGGTTTTGAAACCCTTGCAGGAGCAAAAAAATATTAAAATGAACAGAATAACCCAAAAATTACAAGAAGATAAAAAGATCCTTTCTATTTATTTTTCAGCAGGATATCCAAACTTAAATGATACCGTTCAGATTATTCAGGATTTAGAAAAAAACGGCGTGGATTTAATCGAAATAGGTCTTCCGTTCAGTGATCCTCTGGCAGACGGACCAACAATCCAGGCAAGTTCAACCTCAGCACTTCATAACGGAATGACCACTCAGCTGCTTTTTGACCAGCTGGCAAACATTCGCGAAAGCGTAAAAATTCCGTTGATTATTATGGGATATTTTAATCCGATGCTGCAATACGGAGTTGAAGCTTTCTGTAAAAAATGCGCGGAAATTGGTATCGACGGATTAATCATTCCGGATCTTCCGGTTGATGTTTATGCAGACGAATACAAAGCTATTTTCGAAAAATATGGTTTAATTAATGTGTTTTTAATTACACCACAAACTTCAGACGATCGTATCCGTTTTATCGATAGCGTTTCAAATGGATTTATTTATATGGTAAGTTCGGCAAGTGTTACAGGATCACAATCTGGTTTCGGAAATGTTCAGGAAGAATATTTTGAGAGAATTTCAAATCTTAATCTAAGGAATCCTCAGATCGTTGGTTTCGGAATTTCGAATAAAGAAACTTTTAATCAGGCTACAAAATATGCAAAAGGCGCTATTATTGGAAGTGCTTTCATCAAACATTTAAGCGAAAGCGGAAGTGTTAAGATTGAAGAATTTGTTGAAGCGATTCGATAGATTTTCTTTTTATAAACAATTCAAAAAGGCATTTAAATTATTTTTAAGTGCCATTTTTTTTAAAACCCTTTTATTTTACTTTAAATAATCATTTTCCCATTGTTACGCATTTTTTATATTTTAAATCCAAACCTGAAAAAGAAATTTTAGGGTATATTGTTGCACAGAATTTTGCTAACAGAGACTGAAACTAAAGAAATTATGACTGTAGTTCATGGCACAATGAACTTTAAATTATCTCATGAAAACAATTATCTTAATAAAGAAAGCATTATTGGATTACAAATGTATTTCCACAACTTGAAGATAGCGTTGAAAGAGAAGTACAAAATGCTGGAAAGAACTTGACGAATAACATTTATTAGAACGATTTAAAAATTAAACGTAAATTACACGGTCTTTCTAATTTATAACTCCGTATTTATGATAAATGCTATAAGTAAAAGAACTTTTATACTTATTTTCAACTTACTGTTTTGTTTTGCACATGCGCAACAAAATCAAAAATTACCAATACCAACAAAACAAGATACTTTAAACGGTTCTATAACTCCCGAAAGAATCTGGTGGGATATTCAGCATTATGATCTCACTATAAAACCTGATTACAACAGCAAAACTATTACCGGAAAAAATGTAATTGAATATAATGTTGTCAATAAAAAGCATTCTCCATTAATGCAAATTGACCTTGTTGCTCCTTTAAAAATCGACAGCATTTTTCAGAAAGGAAAAAAAGTAGATTATACTCAAAATGAAAATATTTGGTATTTAAAGTTGCCTTATAATCAACTTTCTAAAAAAAATAAAATCACCATTTATTATTCCGGGAAACCTACAGAATCCATCAAACCGCCTTGGGATGGAGGTCTGGTCTGGTCAAAAGATTCCTTAAATCGTCCGTGGATTTCAGTTGCATGTCAGTACAAAGGTGCTAGCTTGTGGTATCCTTGTAAAAATGCTTTGTATGATGAGCCTGATAAAGGCGCGACAATAACAGTTTCTGCTTCAAACGGTTTAATAGCAATTTCGAATGGCCGTTTAAAATTAAAAAACAAAAATACCGATAATACTTTCTCTTATACCTGGGAAATTAAAAATCCTATTAATCATTATGGAATTACTTTTTACATAGGAAATTATGTAAATCTTCATGATACCTACAAAGGAGAAAACGGAAGTTTAAGTATGGATTACTGGGTTTTAGATTACAACAAAGAAAAAGCTAAAAAACATATGATCCCGGAAGTTCATAATACAATGAAATCTCTGGAAAATTGGTTTGGTCCCTATCCTTTTTATGAAGACGGATTTAAAATTGTAGACGCACCTTACATCGGAATGGAACATCAAAGTGCAATTGCGTATGGAAGTTCTTACAAAAAGGGGACAAACAAAAAAGGAGGTGATATTTCGAATACCGGCTGGGGCAAAAAAACAGATAAAATTATCGTTCACGAAATGGCGCACGAATGGTTCGGGAACAGCATCACTGCAAATGACATTGCCGACCGATGGATTCAGGAAGGTTTTGCAGGTTTGGCCGAAGAACTTGTTATAGCTGATTTATACGAAAAACAAGCAGGAAATGAATTTATGATTGGCCGATTCAGAACTATTGAAAATGACAAACCGGTTATTGGCCGATACGGAATAAATGAAGATGGCAGCAATGATAATTATATCAAAGGTTGGGCAGTTTTGCACATGATAAAAACGATTATAAACGATGACACAAAATTTAGAGAAATATTGCGCAGTTTAAATTATGATTTCCACAATAAAGTTATTACATCAAATGAAATAGAAAACTATATAAGTAGAAAATCAGGAATCAATTTCTACTATTTATTTGACCAATATCTGAGATCAGAAAGAGTTCCGGTTTTGGAATACAAGTTTAAAGATGAACAATTAAGCTATCGATATATAAATTGTAATGACGATTTTGAAATGCCAATTACTACAAATTGGACACAGGATAAATGGTTGAAACCTACGACTTCCTTTCAGACATTACGGTTAAAAAATGAAGATTTCAACAAATACTTCAATCCTAATCCTAACTTTTACATCACGATTAAAGAAGTTAAATAACTTTACTTTTAATAATTTTGAAGAGCAAAATTAACTACACCGTTTTATGTTAATATTAAGTTAAAACAAAACTAAACAAGTGTTTAAATTAAACAAGTGTTTAATTTTGTATTCGATTTCAAAACAACATCATGTCACAGATCGAATTAAACGATAAAAAAATTCAAATTCTGAAAGTAGCCGAGAAACTTTTTTCGGAAAAAGGATTTGAAGGAACGTCTATACGAGACATCTCTAAAGAGGCAAAA encodes:
- the trpC gene encoding indole-3-glycerol phosphate synthase TrpC codes for the protein MNILDKIIIDKKREVILKKSIIPVSQLEASVFFGKQTISLSQKLKESNSGIIAEHKRRSPSKSIINNNFTVEEVVKGYEDAGACGISVLTDGKYFGGSLDDLLLARASVNIPLLRKEFIVDEYQILEAKAHGADLILLIAAVLTREEIKSLSEFAKKLGLEVLLEVHNHEELEKSIMPSLDMIGVNNRNLKTFEVSLDFSKQLASQIPDEFVKVSESGISSVEAIQELKPYGYKGFLIGENFMKTDNAGKAATEFIKQL
- the trpD gene encoding anthranilate phosphoribosyltransferase is translated as MKTILNKLINHEVLTKEEAKNVLINISSGQYNPSQISAFLTVFMMRSITIEELIGFREALSELCIRIDLSDYNTIDLVGTGGDGKDTFNISTLASFVTAGAGIKVTKHGNYGVSSITGSSNVMEALGVKFSNDPNFLEKCVDKAGICILHAPLFHPAMKHVGPLRKELAVKTIFNILGPLINPSFPKNQLLGVFNLELARMYAYLYQNTDSNFTIVHALDGYDEISLTGPTKIITHSTEGMLNPEDFGVKLIKQSDIQGGETVAESAEIFTKIISGNGTEAQNNVVCANAAMAIATVTKCSPLEGFEQAKESLLSGKGLKALQKLQELSK
- the trpB gene encoding tryptophan synthase subunit beta: MNFNVDEKGYYGEFGGAYIPEMLYPNVEELRQNYLKITAEPDFKAEFNQLLKDYVGRPSPLYFAKRLSEKYNTKVYLKREDLNHTGAHKVNNTIGQILVARRLGKKRIIAETGAGQHGVATATVCALMGMECIVYMGEIDIARQAPNVARMKMLGAEVRPALSGSRTLKDATNEAIRDWINNPVDTHYIIGSAIGPHPYPDMVTRFQSVISEEIKWQLKEKEGRENPDYVVACIGGGSNAAGTYYHFLHEPEVGIIAVEAAGKGVDSGHSAATSKLGKVGVIHGCKTLLMQTSDGQITEPYSISAGLDYPGVGPMHAHLAQTGRGEFFSVTDDDAMNAGLQLTKLEGIIPAIESAHAFAVLDQKKFKPTDIVVISLSGRGDKDLDNYIDYFKL
- a CDS encoding M1 family metallopeptidase; this translates as MINAISKRTFILIFNLLFCFAHAQQNQKLPIPTKQDTLNGSITPERIWWDIQHYDLTIKPDYNSKTITGKNVIEYNVVNKKHSPLMQIDLVAPLKIDSIFQKGKKVDYTQNENIWYLKLPYNQLSKKNKITIYYSGKPTESIKPPWDGGLVWSKDSLNRPWISVACQYKGASLWYPCKNALYDEPDKGATITVSASNGLIAISNGRLKLKNKNTDNTFSYTWEIKNPINHYGITFYIGNYVNLHDTYKGENGSLSMDYWVLDYNKEKAKKHMIPEVHNTMKSLENWFGPYPFYEDGFKIVDAPYIGMEHQSAIAYGSSYKKGTNKKGGDISNTGWGKKTDKIIVHEMAHEWFGNSITANDIADRWIQEGFAGLAEELVIADLYEKQAGNEFMIGRFRTIENDKPVIGRYGINEDGSNDNYIKGWAVLHMIKTIINDDTKFREILRSLNYDFHNKVITSNEIENYISRKSGINFYYLFDQYLRSERVPVLEYKFKDEQLSYRYINCNDDFEMPITTNWTQDKWLKPTTSFQTLRLKNEDFNKYFNPNPNFYITIKEVK
- a CDS encoding gamma-glutamylcyclotransferase family protein, encoding MEQIFSYGTLQSKEIQMQVFNKLLTGTPDQLTGYKLKDLQIEEEFGIEDYFVATPSENPSDAVDGIVYTISSADLAKADQFESNAYKRVQITLKSGVVAWIYIEN
- a CDS encoding phosphoribosylanthranilate isomerase, producing the protein MKYPENILEVGSLLPDYMGFIFWDKSARYCDGNIPELIKTIKKTGVFVNQSQEEILEKVEKHNLQAIQLHGNESVEFCSDLKERLPKKIEIIKVFSADENFDFEIITPFENVCDYFLFDTKGKLPGGNGTTFDWTILKKYNSHKPFFLSGGIGMNELKAIEEISKSNLPIYAVDINSKFEIEPGLKNKNLLSNFKRKFEIVNI
- the trpA gene encoding tryptophan synthase subunit alpha; protein product: MNRITQKLQEDKKILSIYFSAGYPNLNDTVQIIQDLEKNGVDLIEIGLPFSDPLADGPTIQASSTSALHNGMTTQLLFDQLANIRESVKIPLIIMGYFNPMLQYGVEAFCKKCAEIGIDGLIIPDLPVDVYADEYKAIFEKYGLINVFLITPQTSDDRIRFIDSVSNGFIYMVSSASVTGSQSGFGNVQEEYFERISNLNLRNPQIVGFGISNKETFNQATKYAKGAIIGSAFIKHLSESGSVKIEEFVEAIR
- a CDS encoding anthranilate synthase component II translates to MKKILVIDNYDSFTYNLVHYLEDLNCEVTVYRNDEFDIDEIGSFDKILLSPGPGIPDEAGLLKDVIRKYAPTKSILGVCLGQQAIGEVFGGTLSNLDKVYHGVATNVKKAVTDESLFDGLEDEFEVGRYHSWVVNADLPEVLEATSFEEHGQVMSLRHKTYDVRGVQFHPESVLTPNGKRILENWIKG